A single Anopheles arabiensis isolate DONGOLA chromosome 2, AaraD3, whole genome shotgun sequence DNA region contains:
- the LOC120897765 gene encoding odorant receptor 4-like — MVRLSFEETLRNTNLMLLMMGIPPCEEPYPPGVLPSLKRNAGFIASFLLLAYTTIGELIYLKQMFERDVTFLEVTFQAPCIGYCTIGVLKMVILARGRNTIAELVGLFRAKWTTAIVTGEHWAVCEDTMRPAIRVTSVTALANVVMGIAFTILPIAEMIYTHHYTGRWNRQLAFNIWWPFDVLGGVKYYWFVYPLYVVIGFTGIIIHMAFDCLFCILAAHLCMQFRILAHNFGHVVEVANGAGEGDSGSTSRLQDAIRIHQELIGCSVFMQNVFGNALFINFLGSSIIICIQAFMITTVSGYMLVKFVLFMLCFLIELLMLCAYGEDIVESSLAVIDAAYGCEWYREGSVAFHRSVLQIIHRSQQPVILTAWKIWPIQMSTFSQILQASWSHFTLLKTVYGNK, encoded by the exons ATGGTACGTCTAAGCTTTGAAGAAACGCTACGAAACACCAACCTGATGCTACTGATGATGGGCATTCCACCGTGCGAGGAGCCGTACCCGCCGGGCGTACTGCCGTCGCTCAAACGCAACGCGGGCTTTATCGCGTCCTTCCTGCTGCTCGCCTACACCACGATCGGTGAGCTGATCTATCTGAAGCAGATGTTCGAGCGGGACGTTACCTTCCTGGAGGTAACCTTTCAAGCGCCCTGCATCGGGTACTGCACCATCGGTGTGCTGAAGATGGTCATACTGGCCCGGGGAAGGAACACGATCGCCGAGCTGGTCGGTTTGTTTCGCGCAAAGTGGACCACCGCG ATTGTAACCGGTGAGCATTGGGCGGTGTGCGAGGACACAATGCGGCCCGCCATTCGGGTCACCTCGGTAACGGCGCTCGCGAACGTCGTGATGGGGATAGCGTTCACCATCCTGCCGATCGCGGAGATGATCTACACCCATCACTACACGGGCCGGTGGAACCGTCAGCTTGCCTTCAACATCTGGTGGCCGTTCGATGTGCTGGGGGGCGTGAAGTACTACTGGTTCGTCTATCCACTGTACGTGGTGATTGGGTTCACGGGCATCATCATCCATATGGCGTTCGACTGTTTGTTCTGCATACTGGCCGCCCATCTCTGTATGCAGTTTCGCATCCTGGCGCACAACTTTGGCCATGTGGTAGAGGTTGCCAATGGTGCTGGTGAAGGTGACAGTGGCAGTACGAGTCGGCTACAGGATGCGATCAGAATCCATCAGGAGTTGATTGG CTGCAGCGTGTTCATGCAGAACGTGTTTGGCAATGCGCTGTTTATAAACTTCCTCGGCAGCTCCATCATAATCTGCATCCAGGCGTTTATGATAACG ACGGTTAGCGGATATATGCTGGTAAAGTTTGTCCTCTTCATGCTATGCTTTCTGATCGAGCTGCTGATGCTGTGTGCGTACGGTGAGGATATTGTGGAATCG AGCCTTGCGGTCATTGATGCCGCTTACGGTTGCGAATGGTACCGGGAAGGGTCGGTGGCGTTCCATCGATCCGTGCTGCAAATTATACACCGCAGCCAGCAGCCCGTCATACTGACCGCGTGGAAAATCTGGCCCATCCAAATGAGTACTTTCAGTCAG ATCCTGCAAGCTTCCTGGTCCCACTTTACCCTCCTGAAGACCGTCTACGGGAAtaagtaa